One genomic window of Burkholderia diffusa includes the following:
- a CDS encoding molybdopterin-dependent oxidoreductase: MSESGNNRGRPSWTLDRKSLELDVRRELEMPSRRLFNRRVLTLGGLTMLTGCTLQDDASVNAFLEKVSRMNDRVQAWLFSGERLAPTYTEADITRPFPFNAYYGIDDVPHVDASTYRLVLSGRVTGKRVWTLDELYALPHAEQITRHICVEGWSAIGRWGGTPFGAFLARVGADTHAKYVGFKCADDYYESIDMPTALHPQTLLAFDYDGRRLPPEFGFPMKLRMPTKLGYKNPKHIMEIFVTDTYPGGYWVDQGYNWFGGS, encoded by the coding sequence ATGTCGGAATCCGGAAACAACCGTGGTCGGCCGAGCTGGACGCTCGACCGCAAGTCGCTCGAGCTCGACGTGCGCCGCGAACTCGAGATGCCGTCGCGGCGCCTGTTCAACCGGCGCGTGCTGACGCTCGGCGGCCTGACGATGCTGACCGGCTGCACGCTGCAGGACGACGCGTCGGTCAACGCGTTCCTCGAGAAGGTGTCGCGCATGAACGATCGCGTTCAGGCGTGGCTGTTCAGCGGCGAGCGGCTCGCGCCGACCTATACCGAGGCCGACATCACGCGGCCGTTCCCGTTCAACGCGTATTACGGCATCGACGACGTGCCGCACGTCGACGCATCGACGTACCGGCTCGTGCTGTCGGGCCGGGTGACGGGCAAGCGCGTGTGGACGCTCGACGAGCTGTATGCGCTGCCGCATGCGGAGCAGATCACGCGCCACATCTGCGTGGAGGGGTGGAGCGCGATCGGCCGCTGGGGCGGCACACCGTTCGGCGCGTTTCTGGCACGCGTCGGCGCCGATACGCATGCGAAATACGTCGGCTTCAAATGCGCGGACGATTACTACGAAAGCATCGACATGCCGACCGCGCTGCATCCGCAGACGCTGCTCGCATTCGACTACGACGGCCGGCGCCTGCCGCCCGAATTCGGCTTTCCGATGAAGCTGCGGATGCCGACCAAGCTCGGCTACAAGAATCCGAAGCACATCATGGAAATCTTCGTGACCGATACTTACCCGGGCGGCTACTGGGTCGATCAGGGGTACAACTGGTTCGGCGGATCGTGA
- a CDS encoding helix-turn-helix domain-containing protein: MSNERYTNVWDAIEGQPAEAENMKLRSALMIALKQRIAQLELSQAQAAKQLGVTQPRVSDLLRGKINLFGLDALVNMAAAVGLRVDLQVSESA; the protein is encoded by the coding sequence ATGAGCAACGAACGCTATACGAATGTCTGGGACGCCATCGAGGGCCAGCCGGCCGAAGCCGAGAACATGAAGCTGCGCTCGGCGCTGATGATCGCGCTCAAGCAGCGCATCGCGCAGCTCGAACTCAGCCAGGCCCAGGCCGCGAAACAGCTGGGCGTCACGCAGCCGCGCGTGTCCGATCTGCTGCGCGGCAAGATCAACCTGTTCGGGCTCGACGCGCTCGTGAACATGGCGGCGGCGGTCGGCCTGCGCGTCGATCTGCAGGTAAGCGAATCCGCGTGA
- a CDS encoding cytochrome b/b6 domain-containing protein → MQTIPAAGRATATPPARKIHPLWVRVSHWLNALAAILMALSGWRIYDASPIYPPFTFAHGITLGGWLGGALQWHFAAMWLLVGNGLFYLAMSIATGRLVRKMLPVTPASIWRDVRAALGGRLSHDDLSVYNAVQRAAYLTAIVDLIVLVLSGLTIWKSVQFPLLRELFGGYDNARVVHFWAMSLLVAFFVVHVAMALLVPRSLLAMLRGR, encoded by the coding sequence ATGCAAACCATTCCCGCTGCCGGGCGCGCGACCGCCACGCCGCCCGCGCGCAAGATCCATCCGCTGTGGGTGCGCGTGAGCCATTGGCTCAACGCGCTCGCGGCGATCCTGATGGCACTGTCCGGCTGGCGCATCTACGATGCGTCGCCGATTTATCCACCGTTTACGTTCGCGCACGGCATCACGCTCGGCGGCTGGCTGGGCGGCGCGCTCCAATGGCATTTCGCGGCGATGTGGCTGCTGGTCGGCAACGGGCTGTTCTACCTCGCGATGTCGATCGCGACGGGCCGCCTCGTACGCAAGATGCTGCCGGTCACGCCGGCGTCGATATGGCGCGACGTGCGCGCCGCACTGGGCGGTCGGTTGTCGCACGACGACCTGAGCGTCTACAACGCGGTGCAGCGCGCCGCGTATCTGACCGCGATCGTCGATCTGATCGTGCTGGTGCTGTCGGGGCTCACGATCTGGAAGTCGGTGCAGTTTCCGTTGCTGCGCGAGCTGTTCGGCGGTTACGACAACGCGCGTGTCGTGCACTTCTGGGCGATGTCGTTGCTCGTCGCGTTTTTCGTCGTACACGTCGCGATGGCGCTGCTGGTGCCGCGCTCGCTGCTCGCGATGCTGCGCGGCCGCTGA
- a CDS encoding pentapeptide MXKDX repeat protein gives MKKVLIAACVAGFAMVATGAYAQNDAMSKDGSSMSKDAMGHDAMAKDGAMKKDAMKKHAMKKDAMSHDAMGKSTSGDKMAPSN, from the coding sequence ATGAAAAAAGTACTGATCGCAGCCTGTGTCGCCGGTTTCGCCATGGTCGCAACGGGCGCGTATGCGCAGAACGATGCGATGTCGAAGGACGGTTCGTCGATGTCGAAGGACGCAATGGGCCACGACGCGATGGCGAAGGACGGCGCGATGAAGAAGGACGCCATGAAGAAGCATGCGATGAAGAAGGACGCGATGTCGCATGACGCGATGGGCAAGTCGACGTCGGGCGACAAGATGGCGCCGTCGAACTGA